The window AGGATTGTCGAGTCAGATAGGTAAAAGAATTCTAGATTTGGGTAAGGATGATAATTGGTGGGAGATACCTGGTGCAGAGCAGAGTCCAGCTGGACCAGATAGTGAGATCTTTTATTATCTTGGAAACCAGGCTGATCCGGTATTTGATCCCGAAGACCCAAATTTTATTGAGATTTGTAACTCTGTATTTATGGCTTATCAGAAGGCTTCAGGTGGTTATCAAAATTTAGCTAAAAAGAATGTTGATTTTGGTGGTGGGCTTGAGAGGTTGGCAATGGTCAAGCAGGGAGCAGATTCAGTTTATGGGATAGATATCTTCATTGAGATAGACCGGGCAATTTTGAGCCTAGCAACAGAGAATGACATTAGGGCAAGGCGGATAGTGGCTGATCACATCAGGACTTCTGTGATGATGGTTGGAGATGGGCTTGTGCCCGATAATAATGGTGCTGGCTATGTACTCAGACGACTCATAAGGCGCGCCTTACGTGAGGCGGATAGACTAGGCATTGGTAATCAGTTGATAGAGAAGCTTGTTCCTGTGGTGATTCATTTGTATCAGGATGCTTATCCAAATCTTGCGGAAGACAAGGATCGAATTTTGGTAGTTCTTAGTAAGGAAGAACGTTTGTTTCAGGCTACTTTACGTAAGGGAATTAAGTTATTTCATAAAGAGGTTGGAGAGAAGTTGACTGGTCAGCAGGCTTTTAAGTTATTTGATACTTATGGGTTTCCTTTGGAGCTTAGTATTGAGGAAGCCAAACGGTTAGGATTAGATATTAGCAAGAATCTCGATCAAGAATTTGCGAAGGAATTATCTGCGCAACGAGAAAGATCCAGAACGGCCAACAAAGGAGTTTTTAAGGGTGGCTTGATTGACCACTCACCCAAGGTGATTCGCTATCATACTGCCACGCATATACTTTACAAAGCATTGAGATTGGTTCTTGGGGATCATGTGATTCAAAGAGGAAGTAATATTACAGCTGAAAGAACAAGATTTGATTTCTCTCATCCTGATAAAATGACCAAGGAGCAACTGTCTAAGGTGGAAAATATAGTCAATCAAACTATCAGTCAAGGTCTATCCGTTAGCTATCAAGTAGTGCCTACCGAGCGGGCTTTTGAACAGGGGGCATTGGGTGCGTTTGGTGATCGCTACGATGATCAAGTTAAGGTTTATCAAATTGGTGAAGGAGACAATGTCTACTCATTGGAGATATGTGGAGGGCCCCATGTCCAAAATACTAATGAGGTTGGTCAGTTCAAAATAGTCAAAGAGCAAGCTTCTTCTGCTGGAGTCAGGCGCATTAAGGCTGTAATTGAAGATTGATCATTGCATTGTCATTTTCCGAGTCTTCGCAGAAGATTAGGCGATAACCAATATTTAGCACCTAAGACTGTGGCTATCCTTTCTGGATGCATACGGTCAATTTGGGAATATATACAACTAAAAACAAACAATATAAATAATAAAAACTCATGCATTAGCTCGAATACAGGATTTTGAAGTTTGACCTCAGCGATATATCACTAGACTTCGAGAATGATGAAAGAGTAGGTAGTAT of the Candidatus Saccharibacteria bacterium genome contains:
- a CDS encoding alanine--tRNA ligase, which translates into the protein MTTSQIRQSFLDYFASKGCHIIPSASLVPKDDPTVLFNIAGMQPIVPFLKGRPHPAGTRLANSQKCVRTSDLEEVGDSSHLTFFEMLGHWSLGDYYKKEALEWIWEWLTSPEYLGLDSSKLYATVYEGDQEIPRDDQSIGIWQEIFNSQGLSSQIGKRILDLGKDDNWWEIPGAEQSPAGPDSEIFYYLGNQADPVFDPEDPNFIEICNSVFMAYQKASGGYQNLAKKNVDFGGGLERLAMVKQGADSVYGIDIFIEIDRAILSLATENDIRARRIVADHIRTSVMMVGDGLVPDNNGAGYVLRRLIRRALREADRLGIGNQLIEKLVPVVIHLYQDAYPNLAEDKDRILVVLSKEERLFQATLRKGIKLFHKEVGEKLTGQQAFKLFDTYGFPLELSIEEAKRLGLDISKNLDQEFAKELSAQRERSRTANKGVFKGGLIDHSPKVIRYHTATHILYKALRLVLGDHVIQRGSNITAERTRFDFSHPDKMTKEQLSKVENIVNQTISQGLSVSYQVVPTERAFEQGALGAFGDRYDDQVKVYQIGEGDNVYSLEICGGPHVQNTNEVGQFKIVKEQASSAGVRRIKAVIED